In the genome of Streptomyces lydicus, the window ACCCGGTCCTGTGGCCGCAGGACATAGCCGTCGCCGAGCTCGTGCACCAGGTGCGCCGGCTCGCGCTCCGCGTCGGGCGGTGGCGCGGCGGCAGCGTCGTCCGTCTCCGGATCGCCGGGGGCCGAGGTGTCGACCGCCAGCACCCGCAGCCGCCCCGGCCGCAGCACCTCGGCGACCGTACGGCCCTCCAGCGCCACATGGCCGCGTACTTCGACCCGGGCGACCAGCAGTACCCGACGCTCGACGGGGATGGCGCCGAGGATCTGGCGGCCCATCATCGCGCCGGCGAAGGCGGGCGCGGCCAGGTAGCTGACGCTGCGGCTGCGGGTCAGCGCCCGCGGATGCGCGGCGCGCAGGGTGCGGTAGACGGCGGTGGCGAACCGATCGTCGAACAGCCGCAGGGTCACCCGCAGCCGGGGCTGGACCGAGCGGGCGTAGAGGGCGGCCTCCAGGTTGGTGGTGTCCTCGCTGGTCAGGGCGAGGAGGGTGGCCGCGCGCTCGATCATCGCGGCTTCCAGGACACCTTCGTGGGTGACGTCGCCCAGTACGGTCGGCACCCGCAGCCGGCGGGCCAGCGCGATGCCCCGCGCCTCCGGGTCCCCTTCGATGCACACCACGGGGATGCCCATCTCGTGCAGCCGCGCCAGCACCCGGGTGCCGACCTTGCCGAGACCGAGCAGCACCACATGCCCCGACAGGCCGCGTGGCGGGCGGCGCAGGGCCGAGGCGCTGCGGAAGGTGCCGAGCCCCTCGAGTGCTGCCGCGACGAGCACCGGCAGCAGCAACAGGCCGGTCAGCCCGGACAGCAGCTGCAGCACCTTGCGGGGCGTCGGATCGTGGATCGCCGGGTCGTTGATCGCGAAGAGGTCGAGCAGCGAGAGGTAGGCGGCGTGCACCGGATCCTCACCGGTGGTCAGCCAGCCGGCGACGGCCAGCGCCAGCACCGCCCCGACGACCCCGGCCAGTGACCAGCGCAGCCGCCGGGAGAAGAGCGAGGCGAGCGGCGCACCCCGACCGCGCAGTCCGCGGGGCCGCACCGGCCGCCCCGTATAGGAGACGGTCTCCAGGACGACGGTTCCGCAGCCGACGGCGGCCGAGGCCGAGGCGTCGTCCGGCAGGAGTACGGGACCCTCGTGTCCTGCCGCCGAACTCGGTGCGT includes:
- a CDS encoding NAD-binding protein, encoding MVVCGDDALAHRLAAELRDVYGERVTLVVPTSREPHRPRIPPARALDRATALLGRMSAVMTRTTPLPPEGPDGGAQAPEETVRLLEAAQPDDAALDAAGVAEADALALVYDDDELNIHAALRARRLNPRLRLVIRLYNRKLGQHLEELLDQAAAVAALGSDDAGDAEAVDASTTVLSDADTVAPALAAAAVAGTSKVIEADGLLLRAVERAPVPPGRPGAPGLCTLALLSASANDPEDAPSSAAGHEGPVLLPDDASASAAVGCGTVVLETVSYTGRPVRPRGLRGRGAPLASLFSRRLRWSLAGVVGAVLALAVAGWLTTGEDPVHAAYLSLLDLFAINDPAIHDPTPRKVLQLLSGLTGLLLLPVLVAAALEGLGTFRSASALRRPPRGLSGHVVLLGLGKVGTRVLARLHEMGIPVVCIEGDPEARGIALARRLRVPTVLGDVTHEGVLEAAMIERAATLLALTSEDTTNLEAALYARSVQPRLRVTLRLFDDRFATAVYRTLRAAHPRALTRSRSVSYLAAPAFAGAMMGRQILGAIPVERRVLLVARVEVRGHVALEGRTVAEVLRPGRLRVLAVDTSAPGDPETDDAAAAPPPDAEREPAHLVHELGDGYVLRPQDRVLLVATRQGLGDLHVRRHRAVDTGAEAGAARQG